The Luteolibacter sp. Y139 DNA window TGAAGGAGTGCAGATGCACCGCCACCGCACCCTTCTTGAACTTGAAGTTCGGGTTGGTGAAGGGCCCGTTCACATTCCAGTCATACCATCCGAAATAGAGGGCCGTGTCATGCAGTGGGTAGTTCGTCGGCAGGGTATCGGGAAAGCGGTCGATGATCACCGGAATGCCAGCATCGCGATGGGCCTTGGCCACCTTCTCCATCGCCGGGTCACCTTCCGGGCTCTCGAGATACTTTTGCGACAGGTCGACGACGGACATTCCCCACAGGCCGGTCTGCTCCGTCTCGATCGCGTCCTTGATCATCTGCCCGCAGATCTCCTTGGTCGGCCCGTCAATGCGTCCCACCAGGGTCATCGGCAATCTCGCCTCGGCGGCGGTCTTCTCCTGCTTGAAGTAGGGGTTGTTCACCATGCCCTCGACGGGCACGCCTTCGTTCCCCAGCAGGGCCAGCTCCGAATCCACCGCGGCCTGGGTGGTGTCGGTGAAGGGCTGCTTTCCCGGCGGCGGCGGAAGCGCTGGTCCAGTGCCGGCGATCCGGCTCGGCACGCCCCGCATGCAGACCAGGATGCGGATCTTCGACTGCGTCGGCGACAAGTTCCCCTGGGCATCGCGGCCGCGGACCCACCACTCGCGGCGGTCATACTCGCGGATCAGCCGGTTGCGCAGCTTGTCATCGAAATCCTTGCGGGAGATTTCCTCCGCATCCGGAAGTTCCAAGCCCACCAGATGGTCCGCGGGAATGCCGCGCACCTTGGCATAGAACTCCGCCAGTGCCTTCGAATCCTCGGACGTGGAATTGAACAGCACCGCCACCGACGCGGGCTCGGGAGGTGCGGGCAGGGCCTGCAAAACCCCGCAAAAACATAACAATAAGCCGAGTCGCCGCATCACCCGGCGAACAATGCCTGTTGGAGACGGCGAGGCAAGCCCGGGGAGGGGGCCGGAACCGGCAGAAATTTCGGATTTCCGAAATGCTTTTGTTGCGATTGAATGCCGCCACCTTGATCGAGATTTTCCCATCCTTGGCCCATCCCGTCTGGTACGTGCCGGCCTTCCTGATCGGCGCCTGCATCGGGTCGTTCCTGAACGTGGTCATTTATCGCGTGCCCATCGGGTTGTCGGTAAATGAGCCGAAGCGCTCCTTCTGTCCGAAGTGCAAGGCGGACATCCCGATGCGCCTGAACATCCCGCTGATCAGCTGGCTGTGGCTGCGCGGGAAATGTGCGAACTGCCGGGCTCCGATCGCCTTCCGCTACTTTGGGGTGGAACTGCTGACGGCGGTGCTCTTCGCGGCGATCTGGTGGTTTCTCCAGACCTCGGTGCCGCTCGGTCTCTTCCTCAAGCCGGAGCTCGGCGCACTGCTGCCGCTGTGGATCATGGCCGGCTTGTTCGTGGCGATTGCCTTCATCGATATCGAGCACCTGATCATCCCGACCTCGTTCACCACGGCGATTTCGATCGTGGGCTTGGGCGCGGCGGCACTGTGGCCCCGGTTGCCGGATCTCTCCGGCTGGGCCAGCCTCGATCCGTTGTTGGCCGATGGCTTGAAGCAGTCCGTGCTCGGCTGGATCATCGGCTTCTGCGGCCTTTGGTGCATGGTGCTGTTAGGAAAGCTCGCCTTCGGGAAGAAGAAGATGGAATTCGCCGAGCCGGTCGCATGGAAGCTGATCGAGCCGGAGAACGACGTGGACCCGATCTTCTTCGAGATGAATGACGAGAAGACCGCATGGTGGGACATCTTTTACCGCAAGACCGACCGGCTGATCCTCACCGCGACGGAAGTCATTGCCAATGGCGAGAGCCATGGAGCTGGCGAAGTGACGATCCGGGAACAGAGCGTGGAACTGCCCGGGGGAACGGTGATCCCGCTGGATGAGCTGAAGTCGCTGGAAGGAAAGGGAACCCGCGCCGTGATCCCTCGCGAGGCGATGGGAATGGGCGACGTGCACCTCATGGGAGCCATCGGCGCCTTCTTCGGTTGGGCCGGTGTTTTCTTCAGCCTCTTCTCGGCGTCCCTCTTTGCGATCGTGGCCGCGGTCTTGGGTCGGATCGGTTTTGGCAAGCAGCTTCCTTTTGGCCCCTTCCTGATCCTTGGCGCACTGACCTGGATGTTCGGCGGATGGAAGCTCGCCGAATGGTATTTTAGCAGGTTCACGATCGGCCACTAAAGCCGGTCAGTGGCAGCACGATGGCAGTTCCTTTTCCTGCACTACCTCCGGGGTTCGGACCGGAAGCGTATCGTGCAAGCGCCACGCCAGCACCAGAGCGGTGACCAGGGCCAGTCCGCGCTGGATGCGAGCCATGCCGGTGGGCGTGAGCTTCTTCCGCAGTCGCTGGAATTGATGCTGCACCACCCACAGCAGCGGCACCGTGCCGAGGCCGAAGGCGAGCGCCACCTCCGCGCCACGCGCCGCGGATCCCGAGGCAAGCAACGCGAGGAAGACCGCATACAGCGGCCCACAGGGAAGGAATGGCGTGAAGAGGCCAGTCAATCCCGCGCCGGCAATCACCGGCAGCTTCATCGTCCTGAAACGCAGCCTCGCGATGAAGCGCATCAGGAAGGCGGGGCGTGGGATCTTCTTCTCCAAGCCCGTGGCTAACAGCAGCAGCGCTGCCACCAGTGCCCACGGCAGCAGCACCGCCGGCGAATGGAAGAACCAGCCGAGCGGCTCTTTTCCCAGTGCCCCGCACAATGCGCCAATCGTGCTGTAAGCGAAAAGCCGTCCCGCGTGGTAGGCCGAAGCCGCGGTCATGCGCTCGCTCTCGCTTTTCGCCATCATGCCGACTCCGCACGCCAGCGGACCGCACATGCCAGCGCAGTGCAAGCTGGTGGCTAGTCCGGCCACGAGGGCTCCGGCGAGCGTCAAGTCCATGGTGTGGGGAATGACGAATTCAGAATGTCCGAATGTCGAAGGGCTCCTGTTCAGGGCATTTCATTCGTCATTCGGAAATTCGTCATTCGGCCTTAATTTCGATCTGCTGCGGGGCTTGCTTCACGGCCACGGTGATAAGAGCGGTCCATGCCGTGATCAGCAGCAGAAAGGCGAAGCAGACGAAGATCCATGGATGGCGGACGAAGAAGGCGGGACGTTCGGAGTTCATGATGGGTCAGGGTTGAGGAGTGGAAGGCTCGGGGCCGAGGAAACGCATCTGGTGACGCAGCACCACGTCACCCGGCTCTGCATGGATTTCGATTTCGAGGTCGGCGGCTCCGCGATAAGCTGTCGTGGGAGCCACTACGATGGCGGGGCGGGTGATCTCTCCGCCCGGCGGTACCTCGATGGAGGTATCGGCGCCGCTCAGCGTGTAGCCTTCCGGCGCGTTGGAGAGATGCAGCGTGAAACGAGCGGGCTGGTTGCGCTTGTTGTAGAAGCGGACCTGGTAGTGGTTTCGCACCGCCGTGGCATCGGTGTAGAAGGGTTGGCCGCGCATGCGGGTGAAGTCGGCAGTGAAGGGCCGCGCTTGTCTCCAGCCCGCGATCGCGAAGGCGATCAGCCCCAGCGCTCCCAGAATGGTGTAGGCAATCACGCGCGGGCGGATGAGGCGGCGCTTCTTCCCGGTGAGGCCATTCAACGAATCGTAGCGGACCAGTCCTTTCGGCCGGCCGATCTTCGTCATGATGTCGTCGCATGCGTCGATGCAGGCGGCGCAGCCGATGCACTCGAGCTGCAGGCCATTGCGGATATCGATGCCGGTCGGACAGACATTCACGCAACGCCGGCAATCGATGCAGTCGCCCGTCACCTTGCCCTTGGAACCACGGGGCTCGCCGCGCTTTTCATCGTAACCGACGTTCACCGTGTCGTCATCGGTCAGCGCACTCTGCAAGCGGCCGTAGGGGCACATGATCACGCAGAACTGCTCACGGAACCACCCGAAGCAGAACCACAACGATGCGGTGAGGAAGATGACGATGCCAAACGAAGTCGCGTGCGCCAACGGTCCCTCATGCATGTGCTCGTAGAGCCGCGGGATCGAGACGAAGTAGGAGAGGAAGACGTGGGCGATCAGCGCGGAGCAGATCGCGTAGAGCAGGTGCTTCGTCCCGCGCCGGGCGATTTTCCCAGCGCTCCACGACGCGGCATCCAGCTTGCGGCGCGCGACCGCATCGCCCTCGGTCCAGCGCTCGATGCGGCGGAAGACGTGGTCAAGGAAGACGGTGTAGGGGCAAGCCCAGCCGCACCACAGCCGGCCTAACAATGCAGTCACGAAGAACAGCGTGAAGCCCAGTCCCGTGACGCCGAAGAACATCACCCACAGGTCCTGCGGGACCAGCGTCAGGCCGAAGACGTGGAAGCGGCGCTGTTCGACATCGAAGAACAGGGCCGGGTTGCCATTGATGGGAATCCACGGCAGCGCGATGTAGATGGCGATCAAGAAAGCGCCGAAGATCCGCCGCGCGGTGGTCCACTTTCCCGACACGTCCGCAGTGTGCAGGAAAAAGCGCGATCCATCCTGATTGATCGTGGTGACGGAATCGAGGTTCGGACGCTTCTGGACCGGGGAAGACATGATGGAGCGGACAGGGGAACGGTGGCAGGCCGGCGGCTCCGTGACTGCGCATCCTCTCGCAGAGAGTCCGCGGATTCCACCTGTAGCGGAACGACTGCGTCGTTCCGGCTGGGCACGGGTCGCATCAGCAATTCAAGCGGCGCTTCCCCTTCAAGCATCGCCCCGCCGGAAGAGCGCAGCCCTCCCGCTACATGGGCTGAGCGCTTCCAGCCGTCTCTTGCAGCTTCGCCATTCATCCATCGAACATTCGGTCTTCGAACATTCGAATTCGCAGAGCGCCAAACCATCGGGAACAGGCTGAACAATGGCTTGGAACAGTCGTTCGCGGAAGCGTGGGTGATCGTGGTGGTGGTCGGTTTCGTTGGTTTTCATTTGGGGGGATCGGTAAAGGCAGCACTCAGCCGCCGAAGTCCTTCGGATTCCTCGAAATCAGGAACGCCGTCAGCTCGGCGATCTGTTTCGGCGTGAGCATCTGTCCCCAGGCCTGCATCTTCGCGCCATTGTTGCCGGGGGAGTCGGCTGGCGTGCCCTTGTTGATCAGGTTGAAGATGTCCATCGGCTTCGCGCCATACTTCCACTGGCCGTCGGTGAGGGGCAGGCCGGGCAGCGGGATCTTGTTGCCGCCCACGTTCATGGTAGCGCTCAAGTCGGCGGCGTGGCAGGCGACGCAATTGATCGAGAACGTCGCTTCTCCCGATGTCACGATCGACGGATCGGTGGACCACTTCGAGATCAGCGTGGCGTCATCGAGCGATGCTAGCGTGGCAGCAAGCTCCTTGTCCTTCTTTTCCTGAAGCGCGGTGACCTCCGCGATGATGTGCTGCTGGTCCGTCTTGTAGACAGCCGTGTGGTAGTAGAGCACCCAGTAAGCAACGAACCACACGATGCCACCGTAGAAAGTGAAGAGCCACCAGTTCGGCAGCTTCTGGTCGAATTCCTGGATGCCGTCGTACTCGTGCTCGCGCAGGATGACCTCGCCCTTCTCCTTGGCGTAGTCGCCGCGTTTGATCTCGTCGTCGGGATTCATGGATCGGAAGGTTTGTCGGAATCGTTCAAGGGAAGGTCGGCCATGCGCTTTTGCTCGTCTGGCTTCAGGCGGATCGCGCGCAGCGTGGTGACGAGGAAGACGGTAAAGAGGACGCCGAAGGCGATCATCGGGACGATGGTCGCCCAGTCTTCGAGGATGACGCGTTTGAACATGGCAGTATCACGGGTTGGCGGAGGTTTCGCCCTTGCCAAAGGCCTTGGTCTTGTCGGTGACGTTGCGGTAGCTGTCCGGATCGAGCGGCACTGCCGCGGGCGGGCCGTCCTTGTGGATCTCGTGGTAGGTGCCGAGCTTCTGGACGTAGGCGATCAGCGCGACGACTTGGCTTTCCGAGAAATGGCGGACCAGTTCCTCGGTGCTCGCGCCCTTCATCGGCTCGTAGCCGACGGGTGAAGATCCTTCGAAGAGCGAGCGGGCGATGGCCATGCCTTGTTCGCGGGCCTGCTGGTCGATCTCATCCTTCGTCCATGCCGGGAAGGGGACACCGAGTTGGCGTTGGACGGCGATCTTGTTCGGCAGCGATTTGAAGTCGGTCTTCTGCTCGTAGAGCCATGGGTAAGGGGGCATGTTCGAGTCGTCATTCGCCCAACGCGGGTTCATGAAGTGGAACCAGTGCCACTTGTTGTCGCGCTTGCCGGAGCGGACCTTGTCCGAGCCCTGGACGAAGTTGCCGCCCTCACGGGCGAGGTCGGGCCCCGTGCGCTTGGAGCCCCATTGATACGGGTAATCGTAAAGCGACTCGCCGAGGTGCGAGAAGTCGTCCTTCACGCCGGCACGGCCGTAGCGCATCACATCCGGCATCAGCGTGCGGATCATTTGCGAGTGGCAGTTGTAGCAGCCCTCGCTGACGTAGAGATCGCGGCCGGCGAGCTCGAGTGGTGTGTAGAGTTCCTGTAAGCGCCCTTCGATGTTCTTCTCGCGGTTTACCAGCAGCGACGGGACGATCTGGACGCTGCCGCCGATGGCCACGGCGATGAAAGTGAGCAAGGTGAAGGGCAGGTAGTTCCGCAGCAGGCTTTCGTGCCACTGGTCCCAGGCACCGCCCTTGGCCTTGAAGACGCGGACGGCCTTGATCACCAGCAGGATCGTGGCTAGCAGCGCGGCCTTGTCGGCATGCGGCGGCAGGAAGAACCACAGGATCATCATCGCGAGCGCGGCCACGCAGTAGGCGACCGGATCGCTGAAGAGGGCTTCTCCGAAGCGCAGGCGATCGTAGGTCTTCTCCGGCACGGCGACTTCCACCGTGTCATCGGTCGCCTTGCCCGAGCGGGCGGTCATGAAGATATTCAGCGCGCAGAAGAAGAAGCCGAGCAGGTAGAGTCCGCCGCCGAAGGAGCGCAGGATGTAGGGGAGCTGGATCGCCTTGAGCGTTTCCACGAACTCATACTTCAGCGTGGTGCCGCCTTCTGCGACTTCGCCAAGCATCAGCCCCTGCGTGATGCCGGCCGTCCACATCGCCGTCACGTAGAGCAGGATGCCGACGAGCCCGACCCAGAAGTGCATGTTGGCGAGCGAACTCGACCACAGTTTGGTTTTCCACAGTCGCGGAGCCAGCCAGTAGAACATGCCGGCGGCCATGAAGCCATTCCAGCCGAGCGCACCGGAGTGGACGTGACCGATGCCCCAGTCGGTGTAGTGCGAGAGTGCATTCACCGCGCGGATCGAAAGCAGCGGTCCTTCAAACGTGGCCATGCCGTAGAAGGTGATCCCGGCGGCGAAAAACTTGATCACCGGATCGGTGCGCAGCTTCGCCCATGCGCCGCGCAAGGTGAGCAGGCCATTCAACATGCCACCCCACGAGGGAGCCCACAGCATCAGCGAGAAGAGCATGCCAAGCATCTGCAGCCAGCGCGGCAGCGAGGTATTCAGCAGGTGGTGAGGCCCGGCCCAGATGTAGATGAAGACCAGCGACCAGAAGTGAACGATTGAGAGACGATAGCTATAGACCGGCCGGTTCGCTGCCTTTGGCAGGAAGTAATACATGATCCCGAGGATCGGGGTCGTCAGGAAGAAGGCGACGGCGTTGTGGCCATACCACCACTGCACCAGGCCATCCTGCAGGCCGCCGAAGATCGGGTATGAGTGGATCCACGAAGTCGGGATCGAGAGGTGATTGACGATATAGAGCATCGCGACCGTCACGATGGTGGCGATGTAAAACCACAGCGCGACGTAGAGGCTCGGCTCATTGCGCTTGGCCAGCGTCCAGAAAAAGTTGATCCCGAAGATCACCCAGACCAGTGCGACCGCGATATTGATCGGCCAGATCAGCTCGGCGTATTCCTTCCCGCGGGTGAGACCTGCCGGTAGGGTGATCGCTGCCGCCACGATGATGAGCTGCCAGCCCCACATATGGATCTTGGAAAGGAGATCCGAGGCCGTGCGCGTCTTGCACAATCGCTGGGTGGAATAGTAGATGCCCGCGAAGGCCATGTTGCCGACGAAGGCGAAGATCACCGCATTCGTGTGCAGTGGTCGCAAACGGCCGAAGGTGATGTATTGCAGGCCCTCGCCTTTGAACAAACCGCCGGTGATGGTCTCGATGAACTTGCCGTTCATCTGCCACCACGAGAGCTGGGTGGCGCAGATCACGCCGACGAGCATACCCACGATGCCCCACACGATGGAGGCGATCATGAACTGCCGCACCGTGCGGTCGTCGTAGGTGATAGTGGTGGTCTTGGCGGTCGCGGTGTTCATTTCGAAGTCGGGGTGTCGTCGTCGAGGGGCAGCAGGGAATCGCGTTCGGGCGACGAACGGCGCGAGCGGCGGAACTCGCCGGCGAAGCAGAAGATGAAGATCCCGGCCAGGCAGGAGCTCACGAGGATGGTCAGGGCGATGACGTTCATGGCATCACGGCCAGTAAAATGCGGCCGCATGAACCCGTCCCCGCGCCGCTTGCCAGAGAGTGCGCGGATTCTATCAAACCGTGTCCGCCATCTCGCGTGTGGTGCTCCACTCAAGGTAGGTGTCGCCGATGATCGATGGCAGCGAGCGGTCGCTGAAAAGCTCCGGCCGCAGGATGAGGTGGAGACCTTTCCCGTCGGCGGGCGCCGGTCCCAAGGAGACGCGGAAGACGTTGGTGAGATCGACGCATCCCTCGACTGCAAGGAGGCCATCAAGCACCGCATGACCGCGCCGGGCGAGCGCCCCCAGTACCTTGCGGCGGCTGCAGGGGCTGTTCGGCGGGCAATTCTTGCAGCCGTCGTCCATGCCCAGCAGACTCCGCTGGGTCGGCGTTTCGGAGATGGCTTGGATCAATTCCGGGGCGAAGGCGGTCCATCTGCCTGCTGCGTCATCGTCAAACTCATTCAAATGTCGGGCAATCGCAGGAGCGAGGCCGGCAGGAAGCTCCGGGAAGCCATGAAGCACCACGCCCGGCGCAGCGGTCCGGGGAGCGAGGAACCATCGATGGAAGGCGGGTAGATTGCTGGCGAGCATGACCCGGAGCGTAGGAGTCCGGGCGGGCTTCTGCTGCGCATCCGTTTCGAAAAGGCGCGCGGATTTTCTGAAATCAGCTAGCGGCGAGGGGGACCGGAAGGCAATGCAGCGCAAAAAACGTTCGCCATCCCGCGCCGGGTCGTTCGGAATCCCGCCTGTGATCCATCCGACGGCGATCATTTCCCCGGAAGCCAAGCTCGGCGCGAACGTTCGCGTCGGGCCCTACTGCGTCATCGAGGCCGGAGTCGAACTCGGCGACGGCTGCGTGCTCCACTCCCACGTCGTGCTCGGTGGTCCGTCCCGGATCGGCAAGGACAACGAGTTCTTCCCGTTCGCCGTGATCGGCGGGAAAACCCAGGACCTCAAGTACGAGGGCGAGCCGACCTACCTCGAAATCGGCGACCGCAATGTTTTCCGCGAGAACACGACCGTTCACCGCGGCACTCACGCCCATACTCCGACGCGGATCGGCAGCGATAACCTGTTCCTCTGCTACTCGCACGTCGCCCACGACTGCCAGCTGGGGAACCACATCATTCTCTCCAACAACGGCACCCTCGCCGGTCACGTGGAAGTGGCAGACCACGCGATCGTCTCCGGTCTCGCGGCCATCCACCAGTTCTGCCGGATCGGTTGCCACTCGATCATCGGCGGCTGCGCGAAGATCGTGCAGGACGTGCCGCCCTACATGATCGTCGATGGCAATCCCGGTGCGACCCGCGGGCTCAATCTCGTCGGCCTACAGCGTCGCGGATTTTCCGAGGACGACATCAAGGCGCTCAAGAAGGCCTACAAGAAGCTCTTCCTCAAGAAGGACGGCAACCTCGCGAACCTGCTCAGCTCGCTGAAAGCGGATCGCCCCGCGAACTCCGAGCCGGTGAAGCACCTGATCGAGTTCATCGAGCGCTCGCAGCGGGGGATCTCGCGGTAGGCGAACTCAGGGCGTCACCGGAGACCGCTCGGCTCCGTTGACGAGCACCTTTCCTTTGTCCCGAAGATTGACCACGTCGCCCGACTTGAGGGCTCCGTAGTCCTTGCCATCCACGGTCAAGGTCTTGCCGTCGGTCTTTGCTTTCACGCTCTCCCCGTTGAATTCGATCCCGCCCGTCCCTGACGAGGAGGATGAAGTTTCGTCGGGGACTTGGAATGTGATGCCTTGACCCTTCAGTTCCGTCCCGGTCGAGACGACAGCCTTGAACTTGCACGAGCCGAGAACGAGGACGGCGAGCAGGGGCAGAACGGACCATTTCATCCGGATGAGCCTAGCCTGACTGGCCTTCAAGACAAGCCAGCGGTTTAGACCGTCATCTCGCCTGCCTGAGCGGGATTGGCCGGATCGAGTGGAACCCCGGAAACCAGATGGATATGCAAGTGTGGCGTGCTCTGATAGCTGCCGCCATTCGTGATGATCTTGTAGTTCGTCTCCGCAAGCCCGCGTTCGCGGATGATCGACACCGCGACCTCGAGAAGCTCCGAAAGCAACGTCGAATCGGTCACATCGACCAGCCGCGCGATGTGCTGCTTCGGGATGATCACCACGTGCATCTCCCAAGTCGGCCGGGTGTGCTCGAAGGCAAGCACCCGGTCCGTCTCCGCCACCACGGTGACGGGGACACGGCCGCTCAGAACGGAGTCGCAGTAGAAGTCGCCAGCCACGGCGGAAGGGAAGAAGGAGGAAATCAACCCTCGATTTCCGCTCGTGCATAGAGTTCGGCCAGCGGCAGCGAGGCTTCGATTTCCGGTAGGGGAACGGCAGCCTCCAGACCGTCGTAATGCTCTACGGCAAATCCGCCTTCGGAACGGCGGCGGTAGGCTGTGACCGATGCCCCGTCGGGCTCGACGAGAAGTAGAACCTTGAGTGAGGAGACGGTCAGGTAAGCGTCACGCTTCTCGCCAAGATCAGCGCGGCGAGTCGATTCACTTAGGACTTCGATCACGACTACCGGTTGGTCTTGGAAGTGGTCGGTTGCCGGGTTGGGGTGGCAGACGACCATCGCGTCAGGATAGTAAAAGCGGGTGTGATCGGGGAACTCGATGCGAACTTTGGTGTCGCCGTTGAAAGGCTGGCAGGGCTTGCCCCGGAGCTGGACGGCGAGGAGAACAAGGGCATCGGTGGCGATGACATTGTGCCGGTTCGTCGCGCCAGCCATGGCGTGAACCGTGCCGCCGATATACTCGTGCTTCACATCGCTGACTTCCTCGCCGGCAAGGTAGTCAGCGATTGAAAGAGGCGATGCTTTCGCGAGAGCGGTCATGGTGCGAAACTATAGGATATGCTGTTTGGCGGCAAACCGGGATTTTGGGCTCACACGCACACCGGGCACTCGTTGATCTTTTTGAAGAAGTCGTTGCCCTTGTCATCCACGAGAATGAAGGCGGGGAAGTTCTCCACGCGGATCTTCCACACGGCTTCCATACCGAGCTCGGGATACTCGACGACTTCCTGGCTCTTGATGTGTTCCTTCGCGAGCAGGGCGGCGGGGCCGCCAGCGGAGCCGAGGTAGAAGCCGCCGTGGGCCTTGCAGGCATCGGTCACGGCCTGCGAGCGGTTGCCCTTGGCGAGCATCACCTTCGAGCCGCCGTGGCTTTGGAAGAGATCCACGTAGGAGTCCATGCGGCCTGCGGTGGTCGGCCCGAAGGAGCCTGACGGATAGCCCGCGGGAGTCTTGGCCGGGCCGGCGTAGTAGACCGGGTAGTCCTTGATATAGGCGGGCAAGTCGCCGGTTTCATCGAGGACTTCCTTGAGCTTCGCGTGGGCGATATCGCGGGCGACGATGATGGTGCCGCTCAGTGAGACCGCGGTGGTGACCGGGTACTTGCTCAGCGTGGCGAGGGTCTTCTCCATGCCCTGATCGAGGTCGATCTCCACGCCCTTGAATTTCCAGTCGCGATACTTCTCCGGGATGAAGCGGCCGGGGTTCTTCTCCAGCTTCTCAAGGAAGATCCCGTCCTTGGTGATCTTCGCTTTCGCCTGGCGGTCGGCGGAGCAGGAGACGCCGATGCCGACCGGACAGGAGGCACCGTGGCGCGGCAGTCGCACCACGCGGACATCCAGCGCGAAGTATTTCCCGCCGAATTGCGCGCCGATTCCAATCTGCTGTGCCAATCCTAACAGCTCCTTCTCCAGCTCCAGATCGCGGAATGCCTGGCCTTGGATATTGCCGGAGGTCGGCAGTGCATCATAGTAGCGCGTCGAAGCCATCTTCACCGTTTTCAGGCAGGTCTCCGCCGAAGTGCCACCGATGACGATCGCGAGGTGATACGGCGGGCAGGCAGCCGTGCCCAGCGAGCGCATCTTCTCGACGCAGAATTCCTTCAGGCGTTTCGGATTCAGCAGCGCCTTCGTCTCCTGATAGAGGAAAGTCTTGTTGGCCGAGCCGCCGCCCTTGCTGACGAAGAGGAATTTGTAGGCGTCACCGTCGGAGGCATAGAGGTCGATCTGCGCCGGCAGGTTCGTCTTGGTATTCGCCTCGTCATACATCGTGAGCGGGGCAGTCTGCGAGTAGCGCAGGTTTTCCTCCTGATACGTCTTGTGAATGCCCTTCGACAGCCACTCGGCGTCATCACAGCCAGTCCACACCTGCTGGCCCTTCTTGCCGACGACTGTCGCGGTGCCGGTGTCCTGGCAAGCGGGGAGGATGCCCTTGGCAGCGATCTCTGCATTCTTCAGCAGCATCAGCGCGACCATGCGGTCGTTCTCAGTCGCCTCGGGGTCATCGAGGATCGCGGCGACCTGCGCGAGGTGACTCGGACGCAGCGTGAAATTGATCGCCTTCATCGCCTCGTTCGCAAGCAGCGCGAGACCTTCCGGCGCGACCTTCAGGACCGGCTTCCCTTCGAATTCCGAGACCGACACGTGCTCCGTGGTGAGGCACTCATACTCGGTCGTGTCGGGACCGAGCGGGAAGGGATCCTGATAGACGAATTCGGACATGCGGGGGAGCTTAGGCACGGCCCGCGGGGCGTCCAGTCCCGGGAAAAAATTGAATCCCCGCCGGCACGGGGCCGGACGGGGATCCGTTGGGGAGGATGGTTTCAGGCGCGGCGGCGGCGCAGCAGGGCCAGCAGGCCGAAGGCACCGAGCAAGGCGGACGAAGGCTCGGGGACCACGACCCAGAGACGGTCTTGGCCGTTCGGGACGGGGTCATTCCCGGCATCGACCGGCTTGGCATACTGGAAAGTGAATCCGGGCTGGTAGGTCCAGCCGCCAGCGACACCGGCGAGGAAGGTCTCGGCATTGCTCCGACCCAGCGCGATGTCCGGGTCCGCCACCGTGTCGACGCTGAAGTTCCCGCTGTCGAGATTACCCGATGCCGGATCGTGGATGATTTCCCACAAGGCGAGCTGCATGCCGGCCGAGTAGGCGAGGAGATCATTGTAGCCGCCATACCCGGCGTCCGGCCAATCGCCACCGCTGGCGGAAATCGCGTCGCGCACCATGCCGTCGAAGACCGGCAGGGTATTGTAGAGCAGGGCGGAGATGTCGTCGGACTGGGCAAGCGTCAGGCTGCCGAAGCCCGAACTCACGTCGTAGTGAGTGCTTTCGTTGAAGCCCGCGCCGAAGTCGGCACAGAAATCGAAGATCCACGCGCCCCCCGGACCCGTCCGCAGATCCGCTCCGGCATATTGATTCACCGAAGAGGCACCGAGCGTGATCAAATACTGCCCGGACTCATAACGCTGCTCCAGATCCGGCTGCAACGTCTGGGCCAACGCAGGCAAGGCCAGCGCGGCAAAAGACAGAACGGTCGTGAGCGTGGGGAACCGCATCGTTTTGAGGGATGCACCGGCGAACTGGACCGACGGTGCAGCGGAGGTGAGGCGATATTTAAGAAATCCTAAATGATCCGCAAGCTTTCATTTCCGCTCGCGGGCGCATCGATTGGAGACGAACCGTGCCCCGAGCGGCATTTGGAAAAGCACGCGCGCCATGGCAGTCATCGATACCTTCCTGAAACTGATGTTAGAGAAGCGCGCCG harbors:
- a CDS encoding fumarate hydratase, which gives rise to MSEFVYQDPFPLGPDTTEYECLTTEHVSVSEFEGKPVLKVAPEGLALLANEAMKAINFTLRPSHLAQVAAILDDPEATENDRMVALMLLKNAEIAAKGILPACQDTGTATVVGKKGQQVWTGCDDAEWLSKGIHKTYQEENLRYSQTAPLTMYDEANTKTNLPAQIDLYASDGDAYKFLFVSKGGGSANKTFLYQETKALLNPKRLKEFCVEKMRSLGTAACPPYHLAIVIGGTSAETCLKTVKMASTRYYDALPTSGNIQGQAFRDLELEKELLGLAQQIGIGAQFGGKYFALDVRVVRLPRHGASCPVGIGVSCSADRQAKAKITKDGIFLEKLEKNPGRFIPEKYRDWKFKGVEIDLDQGMEKTLATLSKYPVTTAVSLSGTIIVARDIAHAKLKEVLDETGDLPAYIKDYPVYYAGPAKTPAGYPSGSFGPTTAGRMDSYVDLFQSHGGSKVMLAKGNRSQAVTDACKAHGGFYLGSAGGPAALLAKEHIKSQEVVEYPELGMEAVWKIRVENFPAFILVDDKGNDFFKKINECPVCV